One genomic window of Ziziphus jujuba cultivar Dongzao chromosome 4, ASM3175591v1 includes the following:
- the LOC107417376 gene encoding uncharacterized protein LOC107417376 isoform X1 codes for MESIKHSYVEVSGLKLHVAEIGSGPKVVVFLHGFPEIWYTWRHQMIAVANRGYRAIAFDFRGYGLSDQPLEPEKANFQVLVDDVIGVLDSLSIDKAILVGKDFGAFPAYLVPILHPERVSGVVTLGVPFMLPGPSAVKNHLLPKGFYITRWQEPGRAEADFGRFDVKSVIRNIYTLFSRSEVPIAGDDQEIMDLFNPSTPLPPWFSEEDLTAYASLYEKSGFRFALQVPYRTVNVDIGITDPKVTVPALFVMGEKDYVLNFPGMEEYVRSGAVKQFVPNLDIIFITEGNHFVHEQLPEKINQLLITFLDKHST; via the exons ATGGAAAGTATCAAGCACAGCTACGTAGAAGTGAGTGGACTCAAGCTTCATGTAGCTGAGATTGGAAGTG GTCCAAAGGTGGTTGTGTTCTTGCATGGATTTCCAGAGATATGGTATACATGGCGCCACCAAATGATTGCGGTGGCCAACAGAGGCTATCGAGCAATCGCTTTTGATTTCCGGGGCTATGGACTTTCCGACCAGCCACTGGAGCCGGAAAAAGCCAATTTCCAAGTCCTTGTTGACGATGTCATTGGTGTTTTGGACTCTTTGAGCATCGACAAG GCTATTCTTGTTGGGAAGGACTTTGGGGCTTTTCCAGCATACTTGGTACCTATACTACACCCGGAACGGGTGTCTGGTGTAGTGACACTAGGTGTTCCTTTCATGCTTCCAGGTCCCTCAGCCgtaaaaaatcatcttcttCCTAAAGGCTTCTACATAACAAGGTGGCAG GAGCCGGGGCGAGCGGAAGCAGATTTTGGCCGCTTTGATGTCAAGTCAGTTATAAGGAACATATATACTCTCTTCTCAAGAAGTGAAGTCCCAATAGCCGGTGATGATCAGGAAATCATGGACTTGTTCAACCCATCTACTCCTCTTCCGCCTTGGTTCTCGGAGGAAGATCTTACTGCCTATGCATCTTTGTATGAGAAGTCTGGATTCCGTTTTGCACTCCAGGTTCCATACAG GACTGTGAATGTGGATATTGGTATAACTGATCCTAAAGTCACGGTACCGGCATTGTTTGTCATGGGTGAGAAGGACTACGTCTTGAATTTTCCAGGGATGGAGGAATACGTAAGGAGTGGAGCAGTGAAACAGTTTGTGCCTAATCTGGATATCATTTTCATAACAGAAGGAAATCATTTTGTGCATGAACAACTTCCAGAGAAGATTAATCAGCTCTTAATCACCTTCCTTGACAAACATAGTACCTGA
- the LOC107417376 gene encoding uncharacterized protein LOC107417376 isoform X2 — MIAVANRGYRAIAFDFRGYGLSDQPLEPEKANFQVLVDDVIGVLDSLSIDKAILVGKDFGAFPAYLVPILHPERVSGVVTLGVPFMLPGPSAVKNHLLPKGFYITRWQEPGRAEADFGRFDVKSVIRNIYTLFSRSEVPIAGDDQEIMDLFNPSTPLPPWFSEEDLTAYASLYEKSGFRFALQVPYRTVNVDIGITDPKVTVPALFVMGEKDYVLNFPGMEEYVRSGAVKQFVPNLDIIFITEGNHFVHEQLPEKINQLLITFLDKHST, encoded by the exons ATGATTGCGGTGGCCAACAGAGGCTATCGAGCAATCGCTTTTGATTTCCGGGGCTATGGACTTTCCGACCAGCCACTGGAGCCGGAAAAAGCCAATTTCCAAGTCCTTGTTGACGATGTCATTGGTGTTTTGGACTCTTTGAGCATCGACAAG GCTATTCTTGTTGGGAAGGACTTTGGGGCTTTTCCAGCATACTTGGTACCTATACTACACCCGGAACGGGTGTCTGGTGTAGTGACACTAGGTGTTCCTTTCATGCTTCCAGGTCCCTCAGCCgtaaaaaatcatcttcttCCTAAAGGCTTCTACATAACAAGGTGGCAG GAGCCGGGGCGAGCGGAAGCAGATTTTGGCCGCTTTGATGTCAAGTCAGTTATAAGGAACATATATACTCTCTTCTCAAGAAGTGAAGTCCCAATAGCCGGTGATGATCAGGAAATCATGGACTTGTTCAACCCATCTACTCCTCTTCCGCCTTGGTTCTCGGAGGAAGATCTTACTGCCTATGCATCTTTGTATGAGAAGTCTGGATTCCGTTTTGCACTCCAGGTTCCATACAG GACTGTGAATGTGGATATTGGTATAACTGATCCTAAAGTCACGGTACCGGCATTGTTTGTCATGGGTGAGAAGGACTACGTCTTGAATTTTCCAGGGATGGAGGAATACGTAAGGAGTGGAGCAGTGAAACAGTTTGTGCCTAATCTGGATATCATTTTCATAACAGAAGGAAATCATTTTGTGCATGAACAACTTCCAGAGAAGATTAATCAGCTCTTAATCACCTTCCTTGACAAACATAGTACCTGA